The Streptomyces sp. NBC_01298 genome contains the following window.
GCCGTCGACGAGGTCCTTGGCCTCCTTGAGGCCCAGGGAGGTGAGCTCGCGCACGACCTTGATGACCTGGATCTTCTTGTCGCCAGCGCCCTCGAGGATGACGTCGAACTCGTCCTGCTCCTCGACCTCGGCGGCAGCGGCACCGGCGCCACCGGCGACCGGGGCGGCGACGGCCGCGGCGGCGGTGACGTCGAACTTCTCCTCGAACGCCTTCACGAACTCGGAGAGCTCGATGAGGGTGAGCTCCTCGAACTGAGCGAGCAGGTCTTCCTGGCTGAGCTTCGCCATGATGGGCGATCCTTCCACTAAATCGGCAGGTGCCGGATGTATATAGAGGCGGGCGTAACGGCCCGCTTTGACCCACGCACTAGGCGGCGTGGATCAGTGCGCGAGCCGAATTACTCGGCACCGCCCTGCTCGGCGAGCTTGACGCGAAGCGCTTCCGCAGTGCGGACGAACTTCGACGGCAGCGCCTGGAAGAGCGAGGCAGCCTGAGACTGCTTGCCCTTGAACGCGCCGGCCAGCTTGCTGAGCAGAACCTCGCGGGACTCGAGGTCCGCAAGCTTCTTGATCTCATCGGCGGTGAGCGCCTTACCATCAAGGACACCCGCCTTGATGATGAGGTTCGGGTTTTCCTTGGCGAAGTCACGCAGGCTCTTCGCCGACTCCACCGGGTCACCGGTGATGAAGGCGACCGCGGTGGGACCAGCGAAGTGCTCGTCCAGCGCGGTGATCCCGGCCTGGTTGGCCGCAATCTTGGTCAGCGTGTTCTTCACCACGGCGTACTGGGCGTTCTCACCGAGAGAGCGACGCAGCGTCTTGAGCTGCGCGACGGTGAGACCCCGGTACTCGGTCAGCACGGCGGCGTTCGAGTCGCGGAACTGGTCCGTGAGCTCGGCTACCGCGGCAGCCTTGTTGGGCGTCGGCATAGTGCGTCGGCCTCCTTCCGGGTGATGAGGACCGCTCAGAAGGGGCATAAACACGAAACGCCCCGGCGCAGGCGCCAGGGCGTAGCTCAACCGGAACGAGTCCGGGAACTTTCCTTGAACACCTGCGCAGGACGTCCGCGGTTAGCGGATCCTTCGGCCACCGCCCTCTTGCGAGCACGGCAACGACCAGCGGTCTTTGGCTTCTCCGGAAGAGTACGGGACCGGTGCCGCGCAGAGCAAATCGGTCACCCGACGGCCCCGCGCGGCCCTGAACTGCCAGGTCAGCCCTGGTCTTCGGCCGCGCCCTTCATCATCTCGGCCAGGTCCACGACCTGGTCGGCGGGCGGCGCGGCCACATCGACCGGCTGGTTGTAGTCCAGGAACTTGATGGTCGTGTCCACCGGGCCCTTGGCCGCCTCACCGCGGGTGCGGACCTGCTTGGTGTGGTCCGACTCGTCGATCCACATGTCCAGGGTCAGGTTCTTGACGCCCTGCGCCTCCAGGGCCGTGACGGACTGCTCCTGGCGCTTCTTGGCGTCGGGGGCCGAGGAGGCCAGTGCGGCCCGCAGGTCGTCGAGGGTGACCGTGCCGCTGAGGTGCTTGGTCTTCACCCCGTCGATGGTCTCCTCGCCGACGTACTTGAGGTCCTTGGCCTTGAGCAGCTCGCCCGCCCGGTCACCGGGGTTCTCGCCGCCCTTGTTCGCCGTGCCGCCGGCGCTGTTCAGCTTCTCGGCCATGGCCGGGTCCAGGCTCTTCATGTCGAACTTGATCCACTTGCCCTCGGCGCCGATGAACATCGCCTCGTCGACGAGACGGATCTCGGCCTTCTGGCCGCCCTCGCCCGAGGTGCCCATCTTCATCGACATGGCCAAGGACGGCTTGATCCGCATGGAGACGTCACCGGAGAACTGCGCGCCCTCCGCGGTACCGGTCATCGAGTAGCGCAGGGAGGTGAGTTCCTCCGACTTCGCCTTCACCTTCTCCAGGTAGGCGGCCGGGACCACCTCCACCGCGCCCTTCCCGGCGCCCTGGCCGGCCGCTGCCTTCCCCGTGCCGTCCTTCCGGCCGCTCTCGCAGGCCGTGGCCCCACCCACGAGCAGTACGGCGGCCAGAACGGCCCCAGTGGCCTTCGTACGGTTGCTGTTGCGGTACGCGAACAAGAGTCCCCACCCCTGATGTGATCGTTTGATGAGATCCGACCCTACTGGCCGGGCCGCCGATCGCTCCGGCATTTTCCGGGCGAAACGCAGAACGGGCCCTGCTCCCCCGTGCAGGGGGAGCAGGGCCCGTTCGGGCAACTCAGGCGGGCCGTCAGGCCCGGCTCAGTCAGACCGCGGCCGGGTCTTCCTCGACGAGGAGGTTCCGGGTGCGGTTCTGGTCCAGCAGGATGCCGGGGCCCATGGTGGTGCTGAGGGCGGCCTTCTTGATGTAGCGGCCCTTCGCGGCGGACGGCTTCAGACGAAGGATCTCGTCCAGGGCCGCGCCGTAGTTCTCGACCAGCTGCTCATCGGAGAAGGAGACCTTGCCGATGATGAAGTGCAGGTTCGAGTGCTTGTCGACGCGGAACTCGATCTTGCCACCCTTGATCTCGGTGACAGCCTTCGCGACGTCCATCGTGACGGTGCCGGTCTTCGGGTTCGGCATCAGGCCACGGGGACCGAGCACGCGGCCGAGGCGGCCGACCTTGCCCATGAGGTCCGGCGTGGCGACAACGGCGTCGAACTCGTTGAGGCGGTTGCCCTTGGCGATCTCGTTGATGAGCTCGTCGTCGCCGACAATGTCGGCGCCGGCGGCTTCCGCGGCCGCAGCACGGTCACCGGTCGCGAAGACCAGGACCCGGGCGGTCTTGCCGGTGCCGTGCGGGAGGTTCACGGTGCCGCGGACCATCTGGTCGGCCTTGCGCGGGTCTACACCCAGGCGGAAGGCGACCTCGACGGTGCCGTCGAACTTCGTGGCGGAGGTCTCCTTGGCGAGACGGACGGCCTCGAGCGGGGCGTACAGCTTCTCCCGGTCGACCTTGGCGTCCGCAGCGCGGAGAGTCTTGCTGCGCTTCACTTCTGCTCCTGTGTTGTGATCAGGCATGGAGTCGTGGTGCGGACCAGCGCTTGGCCCTACCACTGTGGTGCTGGGTGGCTGAATCAGCCTTCGACGGTGACGCCCATCGAACGCGCGGTGCCGGCGATGATCTTCATCGCGGCGTCGACGTCGTTGGCGTTGAGGTCGGGCATCTTCAGCTCGGCGATCTCGCGGACCTGGGCGCCGGAAAGCTTGGCGACCTTGGTCTTGTGCGGCTCGCCGGAGCCCTTCTCGATGCCTGCGGCCTTCAGGATGAGGCGCGCGGCCGGCGGCGTCTTGGTGATGAAGGTGAAGGAGCGGTCGTCGTAGACCGTGATCTCCACCGGCACGACCATGCCACGCTGCGACTCGGTCGCGGCGTTGTAGGCCTTGCAGAACTCCATGATGTTGACGCCGTGCTGACCGAGCGCGGGGCCGACCGGCGGAGCCGGGTTGGCCGCACCGGCCTTGATCTGGAGCTTGATAAGCCCCGTGATCTTCTTCTTCTTGGGAGGCATTGCTCTCTCCGGGTCCTAGTGAGAGTTTTCGCCGCCAATCCGGTCATCCGGATGGAGGCATACCGCACCACGATAACGGGTATCGGTGCGAGGCTGAAAACCGAGCAGGTCAGACCGCCCGCGAGGGGGCAATCTGACCTGTCCGGAAGCGTGTGCCAGAAGGCTGTGGATCAGTTCTTCTGGATCTGGTCGAAGCTGAGCTCGACCGGGGTCTCGCGGCCGAAGATCTCGACGAGACCCTTGACCTTCTTCGAGTCCGGGTTGATCTCGTTGATGGTCGCCTGCAGCGTCGCGAACGGGC
Protein-coding sequences here:
- the rplL gene encoding 50S ribosomal protein L7/L12, which gives rise to MAKLSQEDLLAQFEELTLIELSEFVKAFEEKFDVTAAAAVAAPVAGGAGAAAAEVEEQDEFDVILEGAGDKKIQVIKVVRELTSLGLKEAKDLVDGAPKPILEKVAKEAADKAAESLKAAGASVTVK
- the rplJ gene encoding 50S ribosomal protein L10 is translated as MPTPNKAAAVAELTDQFRDSNAAVLTEYRGLTVAQLKTLRRSLGENAQYAVVKNTLTKIAANQAGITALDEHFAGPTAVAFITGDPVESAKSLRDFAKENPNLIIKAGVLDGKALTADEIKKLADLESREVLLSKLAGAFKGKQSQAASLFQALPSKFVRTAEALRVKLAEQGGAE
- a CDS encoding LppX_LprAFG lipoprotein, which produces MFAYRNSNRTKATGAVLAAVLLVGGATACESGRKDGTGKAAAGQGAGKGAVEVVPAAYLEKVKAKSEELTSLRYSMTGTAEGAQFSGDVSMRIKPSLAMSMKMGTSGEGGQKAEIRLVDEAMFIGAEGKWIKFDMKSLDPAMAEKLNSAGGTANKGGENPGDRAGELLKAKDLKYVGEETIDGVKTKHLSGTVTLDDLRAALASSAPDAKKRQEQSVTALEAQGVKNLTLDMWIDESDHTKQVRTRGEAAKGPVDTTIKFLDYNQPVDVAAPPADQVVDLAEMMKGAAEDQG
- the rplA gene encoding 50S ribosomal protein L1 produces the protein MKRSKTLRAADAKVDREKLYAPLEAVRLAKETSATKFDGTVEVAFRLGVDPRKADQMVRGTVNLPHGTGKTARVLVFATGDRAAAAEAAGADIVGDDELINEIAKGNRLNEFDAVVATPDLMGKVGRLGRVLGPRGLMPNPKTGTVTMDVAKAVTEIKGGKIEFRVDKHSNLHFIIGKVSFSDEQLVENYGAALDEILRLKPSAAKGRYIKKAALSTTMGPGILLDQNRTRNLLVEEDPAAV
- the rplK gene encoding 50S ribosomal protein L11; this encodes MPPKKKKITGLIKLQIKAGAANPAPPVGPALGQHGVNIMEFCKAYNAATESQRGMVVPVEITVYDDRSFTFITKTPPAARLILKAAGIEKGSGEPHKTKVAKLSGAQVREIAELKMPDLNANDVDAAMKIIAGTARSMGVTVEG